In Neovison vison isolate M4711 chromosome 14, ASM_NN_V1, whole genome shotgun sequence, the following proteins share a genomic window:
- the LOC122896075 gene encoding LOW QUALITY PROTEIN: stress response protein NST1-like (The sequence of the model RefSeq protein was modified relative to this genomic sequence to represent the inferred CDS: deleted 1 base in 1 codon; substituted 1 base at 1 genomic stop codon), whose amino-acid sequence MSAAPTRCPPHGLMPERPSGRAPAVTAQAEEAAAEVERWEVQFAREAPADGTRQTNYKARRALRNCGPAASEKRRSERRRRARSIPDGGARNATRRATRRLQLWALGLRGRGGGSRNCRAGLERLPPGLALDAEPRWGLRRRCEGLXARARRIGGAGQSPATSRSRGPCGHIWGCLDPPGTFQGPGRVLRGRRTPAGQPPGPSAAWVEPPGRPWMAELPPCRPPGRRSG is encoded by the exons ATGTCGGCGGCCCCGACCCGTTGCCCGCCTCACGGTCTCATGCCCGAGCGGCCGAGCGGCCGGGCGCCCGCAGTGACAGCACAAGCGGAGGAGGCAGCGGCGGAGGTG GAACGCTGGGAAGTGCAGTTCGCCCGCGAGGCCCCTGCCGACGGGACTCGGCAAACGAACTACAAGGCCCGGCGTGCATTGCGCAACTGCGGGCCTGCGGCCTCGGAGAAGAGGCGGagcgagaggaggaggagagcccgCAGTATCCCGGACG GCGGTGCTCGGAACGCGACCAGGAGGGCGACGCGGCGGCTGCAGCTATGGGCGCTGGGCCTGCGGGGGCGCGGAGGGGGCTCGAGGAACTGCCGGGCGGGGCTGGAGAGACTGCCGCCGGGACTGGCCCTCGACGCTGAGCCGCGGTGGGGTCTCCGCCGGCGCTGCGAGGGCCTGTGAGCTCGAGCGAGGCGCATCGGAGGAGCCGGGCAGTCCCCGGCCACCTCAA GATCGAGAGGACCCTGTGGGcacatctgggggtgcctggac CCGCCGGGTACGTTTCAGGGGCCGGGGCGCGTCCTCAGAGGCCGCCGCACACCGGCGGGGCAACCGCCGGGGCCCAGCGCCGCCTGGGTCGAGCCCCCGGGGCGCCCCTGGATGGCTGAGCTGCCCCCTTGCCGGCCGCCCGGGCGCCGCAGTGGCTGA